The genomic DNA AAATTATACGAACAGCTTATGACATATCAAccaaaaattgaattaatgaAGAAAATCTTCGAATGAGTGATTGTTAAGGCAGCAAACGGTTCAATTCAGAAAAATTTGAATCACGAAAGAAGCAAAACAAAGCCAACAGATAAATTTATGAATTACAAAGATAACACAAAATTAAACCCTAATAATAGAAGGCTAAAAACCTAATCGAAAAGATCAAGCTGATAATCGATAGGAGAGTAGAAAGTAGATGATACCTTGAAACTGTGTTGTGTGCTAGGTACGAATGTATGAATGAATCTCTTTTTCTGAAACAAAAGGAATGGTGTTTGTGAATTGTGACGATAGGTTTAAGGGATTTTTGGTTTTATAGCAAAATTGTGAAGCTGTCGACCCTTACAATACGGTGACGTTTTCGTCAACTGAGTAAAATCTGTTGTCGACAAAAGCCCATGCGAGAATATGTGGCCATGtgggtgattttttttatttttttttaaaggatcaCGTGGGCGATTATATACTTTAATGTATTTAATTcataaattcatttataaattattttagcgAGGGAGTAAATGGTTAGTTAGGAGAGATAGAGGTAAAGTCATCAAACTTAATATCACCTAGAATCCATCATTCATGTTAAATTGTTAATACTAACGATCACCTTCATCACCTCGATGAACATGGTTTAGTTATTAAAAACATTATGACATGCAAAAGTCATTTTTATCGAATCTTCAATTTCtaatttattcattcattcgaTGGACGGATTTCTAGCCACtatattaattaacaaaaaaatatttttcttctttcaaataaaTGCTCATtatcaattttatgtttttttcttctcaagtTTGCTTATACAATGGCATTGATCGAAATCTTCTACATTCATCGCAACACCTCATAGACAATCTCGTTGATTTAAAGTTGAATAATTTAAATTAGATAATCAATTGTAGGCATCACTTTTAAGAATGCGAACAAGTTAGATGTGACACGGGTCTATGGTCCAGTCTATATCATGTCCATGTCAaacttttaattaaataaggaaTTTTCTTAGAAGtctttttaacttaaaatatcATACTATAGACCTATAAAAAGACTTTTAAACTTACCAAACCGACATACTTAAGAATAtatgaatatcattttttttatcaatgttattatttatattaaatattttagttttctttataatcttttttactTTCgatgaaattataaatttgttatctttttttcagtattttaaactaaataagttacattaatttttcatgtaTCATATatgttaaattataaagaatttgatgttagaataTTAAAACAGACTTTTATGTGGGCTAACATGCCCAAAACTTTTGAATTGTTACACTCAGACCTAAAAATAATTCAACGATAAACTATAGATAAGCTTAAACTTAGgaatttttgttcaaaattagaCCTATGTATTGCAAAGTGTAGTTTGGTTCAACCTATTTTCACCCCTAGTTAtaatccaaatccaaaaaaaCATACCCTTCAtactttttctaattttattgaGTATGGTATTAACACTTGCCCCTTGAAAATGTAGGGTTCAGACATTTACACCTTTGAAATTtacaaacaagaaaaacaccTTGATTATAAATGCCTTAAGACAACTTTTGAATGACTCCAACTTTTTTACATAGGAACTAATTTGTTTGTAAGTAATATAATTTTGAGGCTGATTTGTTGGTAAGGGAAATAATTCATGGAAGTGAAATTAGATGCAACaattagggtgtgtttggtgaaaataagctataagctagctgatagctaaTAAACTAGTTGATAGTTGAaaagttagcttatagctgatggctGAAAAAACtagcttattaaaattaaagtgtttAATGAAGTTAGCTATTGAAGCAACTGATAGATATAAAATGACGTAAAAtgatatgtttgtttatttattttcttataaattatatgtgtaaatttttttacttaatgtatttctttttaaatatttaattttatttgaaattattttcatcttcacaatgataaatgtgttttatgaattcaattgacattttttattcgacaaattttcattttttgacgAAGAAAGGTGAACAATAAAACTGTATCAATATATAACTAATAGGTACCGTTTGACCCGatttttttttcagcttttctacatttttaaggagaagctaggtcaaacacaatatcaataaagcaccttaaaaaaaagtactttttttagaatgcataaaattcaatggaatgagctttaaccaaaagttgttgaatgctacttcaaaaaactacttctctgtaatttatttcacaaacacttATCTTCAACTCACGCAGACaaccttatcttttattttttaatattatatttcaatttgtttttttcttccgtttaatttttttttaaccggtccatataattttttttaaaggaggatcaatttaattttattatctatttttgaaggaattttattatccctttatcacttatatattaattttaatatcgtttaattatcacaacctcacaaatatttttattcatgttgtcATTGAAtaacaccaaatatttttattccctttcttcaatctcacaaatatacacacacgcattagcgtttagagtaatattttatgtctgaatgtctgttttttttgttacgctaatgcgtataattttttcagtgttgcgcaatgcgtacaattattatttttataaaattttgattttaattaaaagtactagtatagatgcctaaaaaaattatacttatatatattttacacatttatatatttttcttatgaaaaaaactaaacatatctttttcaatgacaccaacaatgtaacaaatatatataggAGCACATGACATAGACTGGAATCTGCAAGACATTCTAACTTTGTTGGATTGTCTTCTATTCCTTTTTTATGTTGTTGGACTcttgccttataaaaaaaaaaaatatatatatatatatataatataaattcctATCTTTtaaaatgacaccaaaaatatgttattcttataacaaaatttgttatacagtataattgaaaaagaaaaaacaaactattctgtagtttagctcagttgatatagacaatgtataaatatatgcaaggtcgcgaGTTCGAACCCggaacaccacaaaaaaaaaaaaaaaaaattaaaaattttgtacaatattttgccaaataactttagaattaaaaaaataaataaagaaaccaaacaactttacctttttccttaaataactttattttaactttgttttaaagtagtttTTAGATCGAAAAAAAAcctggccaaacggtacctaagtTGTGAGGTGGGATCCATAAGTTATAAAACATGGAACGtgggtggttttttttttttatttgaaataaaataaaattaacaaggttaaaattggaagaaattaTAAGAAGCTATAAGATATAAggtaaaaagctacttgaaatagcttctcaaaAACAGCTATAAGCTTGCGAGAAAAAGCTTGTTATCAAACACGGCATATTTTGATTCAACAAACTTATAAGCAAttcaacaagctataagctaaccTTTtgttgttaccaaacacagccttagTTGATGGCGCATATTGTTTGACCTAATTTAAaatagatgttttttttttgtttgtttattcatAAATTCCAGGGGTAAATATGTGATTTAGTCTTTTAGACCATTTTTAATTATCCTCTTCCCAAACACAAAAGCCTTCGATATCCCCCACTCCACCTCTCTGCAACAACCGCAAAGGAACCCAGAAACCAAAATGAACTTCGAGAATTTCCAGAAAGCACTATCAGAATTCCAAACCCATTGCAACAACGTAGTCCAGAATCTCACCGCCAACCTAAACCTCCGTCCAAACCCTCCTCCGTGGGCCCGGATAGCCCAAAACGCCGTCAAACCCATGTCAACGGAGGCAATTGAGAAGCGCCTCGAAGGCGTACCCGTTTACGCTCTCAGCAACGCTACCGACGAGTTCTTATTGGTCTCCGGGGCCTCCACCGGAAAAAATCTCGGTCTATTTTGCTTCAAAAAAGAAGACGCTGAAGCGTTGCTTCATCAAGTAACCACTATTGATCCTCTTATGCCGAGTGGTTCTAAAGTTGTTCCTGTTGCTCTTAACAAGGTTTGTCACACTTTCTCTTTGTTATTCTGTTTTGATTgtgattgtttgtttatttgattttgatgtttgaAACTTGTTTGTTACGTTTTGTAGGTGTTTCAACTTAAGGTTAATGGTGTTGCGTTTAGATTGATACCGGAGTTTGATCAAGTCAAGAATGCTATGCATGTGAGTGGTTCTGTCTTTTCGATTATTTGGTTTTCGTTGtgtaattcattcattttaccgttctaattttgttgttgaaataagACCAATGGGATGAACTGTTAGTGTAAATTAGTTTTGCACCGACATCTAGTGAAAACTCAGCACACTGTCACATAAGTCTATTTACAACTGCATCTTAACAAAAACTGCAAAATACTGTATTCTCATTCGATAAAACTAGTATGTGCAAAACTTGTATTCTCATTGAACGTCATTGTAAAACTTGTTGGTGTAAAACTAGTTTACGATGAGAGTGCATGTTACATTTTCTCTGACTCAAATTTAACttgataaaagtaaactcacaTAACCAAGCTAGAAATTTCAAAGGGCATTTATATAGTGGCCTTTCTCCACACCCTTGGCATTTTTGGTTGGGTATGATTGAACTATATGATGCATAATGTGGTGTATCGCTCATGTTACTGTTAAAATGCCAATGTGCAAACTCCCGTTAAAAGCAAGCCTTATGTCCTTTAAGTTGAGTCTTAGTTGATAGTTCTCTAGCATAAAATCTGAAATCTGAATAGCAGTATTTAAATCCGATTTTGGTCTCAAACCCTTATTTGCAGAATGTAATCCATAACAACGTTTAATTGGCTACAGATTACAGAACCTGTAACTTGTTAGTAACACTTGTAATAATATAGTAAAGCCTTAACATTAGGCATTAACTCCAGtttccaaaccaaaccaaattatTGGAATtctttaaggctttgtttgcaagTTAGGAGGGAGAGGAATAGAAATGAAGGAAATCTTTCACCTCATTCAGAAGAGTGTTTTTggagagaatgagagagtatGTATGactaatattttctttgatatGAGAGTATTATAGAGCGATAAGaaagatttgaaaatttattcaaaGCCCTCTGCTTATCTCCCTCTTCCCTTCCCCTCCgtactcccaaacaaagcccaATGGTTTATACTTTTCTGTCAAAATTATCTTCAgtattaaacaaaatatatggcGCTATTTTTCAGAATGGAAGCAATAAGGATTTGAATGTCGACCATTTAACTTAAGTTCAATGGATAACTTGGCAAAGAGCCAATCAATCTAAGTACTTAAACTGTTGACTTTGATGACATAACTTGAATcgttctatattttttttatccctcCATCTCTAAATGATTAATAAGGCTCCTTCTTCACTCTTTATGTTATCTTTTGGGCTACTCAACGATATTCTTGGaattttgattgattatgatgccACCTTATGGTGGAAGAGGGTAAAAGAATTTCCTGTTGGAACGAGTTTCTTTTTGATACTCATTATGCAACTCACGATGGAAAATCTTTCTTCGGGATAAAATTTGCTTGTGGATAAAAACTTTTTAGCAAGAaagaattttgatttgttttcatGAATACCCATAATTAGAGCTTCACTGCTCTGGTATACTACTGAATGTACTTACACTTCTTTGgtgcaatttttaaaattccGTCGTTCATGCTTAAATTAGTTGGtgtaagttttaaaattttcctgTATCGACTTAGATTGTTGCTTGTCATTTGAGATATACAGCATTGATTGCCTATGCTTGTTCTTTGCAGGAGAGGGAAAAATCTGGCATTCCTTCCGGTGACTTTTTCGGTGTTCCAGTTTTCCAGGTTCTTCTTTCAAGATATTTCAGTCTGGATATGTCATTTATGTTTTAGGTCCTGTGTTCTAAAACATTTCTGATCCTGCTTCTGATGGGTTTCTTAGAAATTCTTCTTTTAGGGACTAATAAGACATATTGCACCGAGATTTTATAGTGCCGATAATTGTGAATTTGTGATTCATTTGTGTTGAGTTGATGAGATTCATTGGTGGAATGCTTGTGAAccatgttttctttctttcttgttggTTGTTTCAATGTCATGACGTAATTTTATGTATAAATGACATCCTGGATCTCTCTATCAATTCTTGCTAACGACCTAACAAGTACTCATTCCgtcttaaagaaaaatgttaaatttttagtgttttatccATGAAGCCCTGAATATAGACCATCTAAATTCTTGTAATTCACTGCTAGCTAGAAACTCTTGCCGGCAAACAGCTTGAGTCCCGCCTTCCTTTCATTCCAAAAATTAGTCTCCCGTTTATGAATTCCTAAACCATGTGTGATTCAGTTCTTCTACCCGTGACTTTAAAACTGCAAACATCCGACAGCTAATGCTTACCATCAATAGGCAAGTCCTCTATTTCAGTCCTGCATCTCGGCTTTCATTTATTAAGATATATGTACCTAACCTGTAGCTGTTGAAAAGCATGAGTTACATAGAGACCTCTGGTGAGTAGTGACCTAAAAAAACTCCTTCACCGTTAGATGTTTGAAGGTCTTTGATCTGCAAATGTACCATATGTTTAATggatttatgatatttttgttatgaagaaaagaaatggCTGGTACTATGAACTAGTTTTGCTCTAATGTCTAGCAAATGTACTAGGGACCATAATTTGTGattgcatttcatttattttcttgcttGAATCCCTAAACTAGTGTTTTGAATTGCTATATTGGTGTGTTTCAGTCCAGAAGTCTGGTATTGAAGAGCCAGAGTAAGAGATATCGTCCACTTTTCTTCAGAAAGGTGTAGTAATGTGCCTGCATTGAGTTACCTGAGTTTAGGTAGTTATAAATGAAGCTAAATTTTTACGCTCCtcaaattttgaatgttttacAGGAGGATTTGGAAAATTCACTTGAAAAGGCAGCTGGTCAGCTTAATAGAATAAAATCTGGTGACATCGAGGTACAGATTTCAATAGTCCCCCTCAATGTATGACCTGTTCGTTTCAGTAGACTTACACATGATCTATTTTTCAGGTTTCTGCTCTAGAGGATGTAATAAAGGAAATGAAGGTGAGAGTCATGTTACTAAAATGGAATTCAAGGGAATAGATTCATTCAACCACTATGTTGTTGTTCCCTTTTTTTTGTGGGGAGAGTTTCTGTTCCTTctatatctattatttttctatgtaagattttgaaaatataaactaacaataaaataattttgcagGAAAATTCTACATCAAAATGGGATGATGTTATTTTTATACCTCCTGGATTTGATGTTTCAACTGACTCCAATGGGCAATAGTGCATGATGATCTATAGATGAAATTGGTCAGTCATGTCACTGTTTGTATTTCTACTTTCTAGTATTAGCTTTTAAGATTAAACTCATGGCACATGACAATCAATTATTTAGGTTTATTGAATATGACAAACTTCTGATTGCAAATGCATAGTCTTAAATACTAACTGCCATATGAATTGTTAATGGAGAGTTTggatttttcatcttctttgttTTCACTGTCAAATTGGCTTGAGAGGACTTGGCTGTAAGATCTCACATGGTTTTCTCGGCGCCGTCTCCCGTGCGAGATTGGCATAGGTCATGCACCGGTGGGAGATGATTTCTGTTACTTTACATGCAGCTGTAGGTCCAGGACTGTGTTTTACCTATTGCAGTGGGTAAACCTTATTattgaaattatataaa from Medicago truncatula cultivar Jemalong A17 chromosome 8, MtrunA17r5.0-ANR, whole genome shotgun sequence includes the following:
- the LOC25501784 gene encoding protein TIC 22-like, chloroplastic, whose amino-acid sequence is MNFENFQKALSEFQTHCNNVVQNLTANLNLRPNPPPWARIAQNAVKPMSTEAIEKRLEGVPVYALSNATDEFLLVSGASTGKNLGLFCFKKEDAEALLHQVTTIDPLMPSGSKVVPVALNKVFQLKVNGVAFRLIPEFDQVKNAMHEREKSGIPSGDFFGVPVFQSRSLVLKSQSKRYRPLFFRKEDLENSLEKAAGQLNRIKSGDIEVSALEDVIKEMKENSTSKWDDVIFIPPGFDVSTDSNGQ